In a single window of the Schistocerca americana isolate TAMUIC-IGC-003095 chromosome X, iqSchAmer2.1, whole genome shotgun sequence genome:
- the LOC124556809 gene encoding uncharacterized protein LOC124556809 — MDLFSSLLSIFVFTAALIEPTTNSENFTPIVPGYKLSDRQFENASDFSQVSRVSLAVDNYKVSTDMGGFTKHHDGLDFTKETTVIQTTNTRRSEVETVEHIQLYTTDTFLAGTGHLKKGYNVYNVTTDQDKLGTLTPQSERNTTVWNDTSVLQMENMPLYAATTLLKLTTIMVILLGTALIIASMWRIWSNYFRSHPIEYNIKYTMQYSNGEFLTVEYHDTVTV; from the exons ATGGATCTTTTCTCTTCCTTGCTAAGTATTTTTG tttttacaGCTGCACTTATAGAACCTACCACAAATTCTGAGAATTTCACACCTATCGTTCCTGGATATAAGCTGTCTGATCGTCAATTTGA GAATGCTTCAGACTTCAGCCAAGTATCCAGAGTGTCACTGGCAGTAGATAATTACAAAGTATCTACTGACATGGGGGGCTTCACTAAACATCATGATGGACTTGATTTCACCAAGGAAACTACTGTTATTCAGACCACAAACACACGGAGATCTGAAGTGGAAACTGTGGAACATATCCAACTGTATACCACAGACACATTTCTTGCTGGAACAGGACACCTCAAAAAAGGGTACAATGTGTACAATGTGACAACAGATCAAGATAAACTGGGCACACTTACCCCTCAATCAGAGCGCAATACAACAGTATGGAATGACACATCAGTATTACAGATGGAAAACATGCCCTTGTATGCAGCTACCACTCTTCTCAAGTTAACCACAATCATGGTAATATTACTCGGTACTGCTCTAATCATAGCATCCATGTGGAGAATATGGAGCAACTATTTTAGATCCCACCCTATTGAGTATAATATTAAATACACAATGCAATACAGTAATGGAGAGTTCCTTACTGTCGAATATCATGACACAGTAACTGTTTAG